AAGACCGCCCGGACGACCGCATCGCCGCCGTTCCGTCGCGGCCGGACGCTCCTGCGGATAGCGTCGTCGAACGCGACCACGCCGCACCTGTCCCCCACCTCGTCGGCGACGAGAGCTACGGCGGCGACGGCGTCGACGGCCGCGTCCAGGCGCGTGCGGTCCCCGAGCGGCGCGCCCATGAGGCGGCCGGTGTCCACCACGCAGATGACCTCGCGGTCCTGCTCGATCCGGTACTGGTTGCTCATGGGGCGTCCGGTCCGCCGCGTGGCCGACCAGTTGATCTGACGGACGTCGTCGTCCGGCTGGTACTCACGGATCGTCTCGAAGTCCGTCCCGAGTCCGAGCGGTCCGCGCGTGAGGTGACCGGCGTCGCGGAACCTGCCCTGACGCACCGCCATGGCCAGGGTCCGGGCCGCCGGGAGGTCCGGGTACACGGTCACCTCGGTGGCCTCGCCGCAGCGTTGGTGGTACCACGCACCGAGCCCGAGCCGTCCGGTCACGCGGACGGCCACCGGCGGGACGCTGTGGCGGCCCCGGCGCATCGGCGTCACGGTCGCGAGCAGCCCTTGGTCGCGCTCGTCCGGATCCAGGAAGAGGTCGGGCGGGACGGGCTGCCGGACGCGGGCGCGTCCGGCCGCGGCCACCCTCACGACGACGCGGGACCCGACCCCTCGCGACTGGACCGCCGCCACCTCCCGGTCGACCCGGGGAGGGGTCCGGACGCTGAGCGCGTCCGCGACGACGACCCCGGCGACGACCAGGACGGCGATCGCCGCGACCCACGCCGGGGCGACGAGGGCGGACAGGGCGGCGACCGCGACCAGCGCCGCCGCCCGGGCCGTCGGCGCCATCTACCTCGGGACGGGGACGGACGCGATCGCGGCTCCCACGGCGTCGTCGGGACGGTACCGCTCGAGCTCCGCCTCGGGGCGGAGCATCAAGCGGTGGCGCAGCACGGGTCTGGCCATGCGAACCACGTCGTCGGGGGTCACGAAGTCGCGTCCGTCCAGCCTTGCGGCGGCCTTCGCCGCGGCGAGCAGGTGGACGCCGGCGCGGGGGCTCG
The Actinomycetota bacterium DNA segment above includes these coding regions:
- a CDS encoding DUF58 domain-containing protein, which translates into the protein MAPTARAAALVAVAALSALVAPAWVAAIAVLVVAGVVVADALSVRTPPRVDREVAAVQSRGVGSRVVVRVAAAGRARVRQPVPPDLFLDPDERDQGLLATVTPMRRGRHSVPPVAVRVTGRLGLGAWYHQRCGEATEVTVYPDLPAARTLAMAVRQGRFRDAGHLTRGPLGLGTDFETIREYQPDDDVRQINWSATRRTGRPMSNQYRIEQDREVICVVDTGRLMGAPLGDRTRLDAAVDAVAAVALVADEVGDRCGVVAFDDAIRRSVRPRRNGGDAVVRAVFDLEPTPVESDHELAFRTVGGLKRALVIVLTDLLEESAARPLVDAVPVLARRHAVVVATATDTDLARIVEREPRQPHDVYEAAVAVDVLAARARAAALLRRVGADVVEARPEALGAACVRAYLRAKARARL